In Serinicoccus marinus DSM 15273, the genomic stretch GCCGGGTCGAGGGCGCCGTCGGGTTCGAGGGCGAGACCGACCTCGTCGTCGACTCCCCCGGCTCGCCGGCGGTCGAGGTCCGGGACGGCACCCGCGCGCTGCGCGTGCGCTCGCACGGAGCCACGCAGACCGTCGTGTGGAACCCCGGGGCGGAGAAGGCCGCCGCCATGAGCGACCTCGGCACGCAGGAGTGGCGCGAGTTCGTCTGCGTCGAGACCGCCGCCACCGCGGGCCTGGGCCTGACCCTCGACCCGGGCGCGACGCATACCCTGGGGTGCACGATCGCCGTCCACCCCGCGAGCTGACCCGGAGGCCCGAGCGCATGCAGGAGAACGCCACCGGCGACGACGCCCCGTCGCTCGACGAGGGGCACGGCCTGGCGGGCGACGAGACGCCCCCGGGCGAGGTGCCGCCCGCCGATCCTGCCCGCCGCGACGAGGACGCCAGCGCGGGGTCCTCTCCGACCGAGCCGGAGGCGGCCCGACCGGAGGTCGACCGCGGCGCGCTGATCCTGCAGGGCCTGCGGGGTGCCGCGGCCTGGTCCTGGCGGTTCCTGCTCGTCGTCGCGGCCGTCGTCGTCATCCTCTACGCCCTCGGGCGCGTGTGGGTGGGCGTGCTGCCCATCATCCTGGCCCTCATCGTCAGCTCGGTCCTCTGGCCGCCCGTGCGCTGGCTCCGCCGGCACCGGTGGCCGGGCGGCCTCGCGGCGGCGGCGGTGCTCCTCGCGGCGCTGGGGATCTTCAGCGGCATCATCGCCGCGATCGCCCCCGGCATCACCGGACAGGTGCGCCAGGTGGCCACCAACGCCGCGACCGGCGCCGACCTGGTGCTCACCTGGCTGTCCGGGCCACCGGTCAACCTGCAGAGCGACCAGCTCGACACCTACGTCGCCCGGGCCGCGGACTGGCTGCAGTCACGGGCCAGCGTGCTGGCCGAGGGCGCGCTGTCCACCCTCACGGCGGTCGGCTCGATCATGGTCACGACGATCCTCGTCCTGGTGCTCACCTTCTTCTTCCTCAAGGACGGGCACGCCTTCCTGCCCTGGCTGCGCAAGACGGTGGGTCGCAGCGCCGGGCTCTACCTGACTGAGGGGCTGGCCCGGGTCTGGGTGACCCTCGGCGGGTTCCTGCGCGCCCAGGCCGTGGTGGCTGCGGTGGACGCCCTCTTCATCTGGTGCTCTTCGGTGTGCCGCTGGCCTTCGCCCTGGCGGTCATCACCTTCTTCCTGTCCTTCATCCCCATCGTGGGCGCCTTCGTGGCCGGGGGCCTGGCCGTCCTGGTCGCCCTGGTGTCCAACGGCTGGGTCACCGCGCTGTGGGTCGTCCTCATCGTCATCGCCGTGCAGCAGGCGGAGAGCACCCTCGTGGCGCCGATGATGCACAGCAGGGTCATGTCGATGCACCCGGTGATCGTGTTGCTCGGGGTGGCGGCCGGCGGGACCCTGTGGGGTGTCCTCGGCGCCTTCCTGGCGGTCCCGGTCCTGGCCAGCGTGCTGACGCTGGTGCGCTTCGGCAGCGAGCACCTCGACCTGCGCACCGGTCAGCTGCACGCCGACGACCTGCGCAACGTGACGCCCCAGGGGCGCCAGGCCGCCGCGCTGGCCGAGAGTGCGGCACCCCTCTTCGCGCTCCGCGCCCGGCAGGCATACCTGCAGGCGGAGGACGAGCGCGGCGCGGCCCAGGTGGCCATGCTCGGTCGCACCGGCGAGCTCGCCGCGTCGCTGCGGGACCGCATCCTGTCCCCCATCCTGCGCCGCGACCGGGACCGGCACGCCGCCGACGACCAGGAGATGCGGCCCCCGACCTGACGCAGGACACCCCCGGCCCGAGGGGCCAGGGGTGTCGTGCGTGCGGCGGGCCACTCAGGGCCCGCGGTGGGTCACCGAGAGGAGTCCTTCCAGGCGTCCTTGACGTTCTCGCCCGCCTGCTTGACGTCGGCGCTCGTCTGGTCGGCCTTGCCCTCGGTCTCCATCCGCTCGTTGTCGGTGGCGTCGCCGAAGGCCTCCTTGGCCTTGCCCGAGGCCTCCTCGGCCTTGTTCGAGATCTTGTCGCCGATTCCCATACCGGCTCCTTTCGTCGTGGTCAACGACCTCAGCCTCGTCCCGGGTATGCCCGACCGCAAGCCGAAGAGGCACGTCGCGCCTCCCCCACGCCGGGGCCCGGGTCGCTAGCGTGTGCGCCATGACCTCTCCCCCGGTGCCGCGGGCCGACCCGGCGGCCGAGCGCACCCGGGCCCACCAACGGGCGTTCGGGTGGTACGACTGGGCCAACTCGGCCTACGTCACCACCACCGGCACGGTGCTCATCGCCCCCTACCTGACCGCGCTGGCGCGGGCCGACGCCTGCCCCGACCTCGCGGAGGGGCAGCGGTGCGAGCAGATGCTGTCCGTGCTCGGGATCCCGGTGGCCGTCGGGGCCGTGGCGCCCTACACCATCACCGTCGCGACCCTCGTCTCCGCCGTGGTCCTGCTCTTCGTCGGGGCGATCGCCGACCGCCACCCACGCCCGACCCGGCTGCTCGGCGGGCTCGCCTGGGTCGGCGCGGCCGCGGCCGCGTCCATGTTCTTCCTGCAGGGGAGCAACTGGCAGCTCGGCGTGCTGCTCATCGTCGTGGCGAACCTCTGCCTGGGCGCCTCGACCGTCGTCTACGACGCGCTGCTCGTCCGCGTCGCCGCGCCGGACGACCGCGACCGCGTCTCCTCCCGGGCCTGGGCCCTGGGCTACCTCGGTGGCGGCATCCTGCTCGCCCTCAACCTCGGTCTCATGCAGGCGCACGAGGCGCTGGGGATCTCCTACACCATGGCCGTGCGTCTCAACCTGCTCTCGGCCGGGCTGTGGTGGGGGTTGTTCACCCTCATCCCGGTGATCGGCCTGCGCCGCATCCGCGGCACCACCGCCGCCCCGGTGGAGCGCTCCGCGGGCGTCCTGGGCGGCACGCTCACCCAGCTCCGGGACACCTTCGGGGACCTGCGGGGCTACCCGCACACGCTGCTGTTCCTGCTCGCCTACCTGTTCTTCAACGACGGCATCCAGACCGTCATCTCCTCGGCCAGTCTCTACGGCAGCGAGGCGCTGGGCTTCGACACCAGCCAGCTCATCATCACCATCCTGCTGGTGCAGTTCGTCGCCTTCGGGGGAGCCTCGTGTTCGGCGCGATCGCCTCGCGCCTGGGCGCCAAGCGCACCGTCCTCGGCGGGCTGGTGATGTGGACGTTGGTCGTTGCCTTCGCCTACTTCGTGCCGACCGGTGCCTTCACGATCTGGCTGGTCTGCGCTGTCTTCATCGGCACGGTCATGGGCGGGACCCAGGCGTTGTCCCGGTCGCTCTACTCCCAGCTCGTGCCGGCCGGCAAGGAGTCGGAGTACTTCAGCTTCTACCAGGCGATGGAGCGCGGGACGAGCTGGTTCGGCACCCTCGCCTTCGGCCTGACCTACCAGCTCACCGGCTCCTACCGGCCGGCGATCCTGGTGACCATCGCCTTCTTCGTGCTCGGCGGCCTCGTCCTCACCCGGGTGAACATGCGGCGCGGCATCGAGATGGCCGGCAACGAGCAGCCACGCATCGTCTAGATCGGGCCTTTCGCCCGCCCCCCGGGACGACGAACGGGGCGCGGCACGCTCCTCGCGTGCCACGCCCCGTCCGGTCAGTCGTCCTGGTGCGACGAGCGGTGGGCCTCAGGCCGTGCGCTTGCGCCGCGGCTTCTCCCCGCGCATCTCGCGCAGCAGCCCGAGGCGCTCCTCGAGCAGCTCCTCCAGCTCGGGGATGGAGCGGCGCTCCAGCAGCATGTCCCAGTGGGTGCGCTGCGGCTTGGTCGCCTTGAGCTCCGGCTCCGGGCCGTTCTCGAGCTTGGCGTCCAGCCCGCACCGGCACTCCCAGATCGGGGGGATCTCGGCCTCGACGGAGAACGGCAGCTCGCTGACGTGCCCGTCCGGGCAGACGTAGCGGCTGATCTCACGGTCGCTGAAGGAGACGCCCTCGTCGCTCTCGAAGGACAGCCAGCTCAGGTTGGTGCCGCGAAGGGACCTCTCTGCCATGTGTGTTCCACTCCCATCGTGTCGTGATCGACACGCGTGCTCGGTCGGTCTGCTCTGGCCGGGGCGGCCCGGCAGGCGCGCGGTGTCTAGGCGTGTCAACGCCTTCTGCTCGCCCTGTGTTCCCCACAACGCGCGCTCGCGCTCCGGTATACGGTGCGGCGTCGCCGTGCGGCCCGACTGATCAGTGTAGCGCCGAAGCGGTCGACGGGGCCAGTCGGTGAACCGTCACCGATCGATCTGCGGGGGGCGCTCCCCCCGCCAGGGCGGCGGCTGCTCGTCGACGATCTCGCCGTCGATGACGGTGCCCGAGCCCGGTGCCCGCCGCGCCCGGCCGGGCCCCCCGGTCGGCGTTCCCCCGACGGTCGCCAGGGCCCGGCTGGCGACGAGGGCCTGCAGCAGCCGGCGCGCCAGCGGCCGGGTGAACGGCAGGATGAGGATGAGGGCGAGGATGTCGCTGACGAATCCGGGCAGGAGCAGCAGGAACCCGCCCACGGTCAGCAGGATCGCATCGGTCACCTGGTCGGCGGGCATCCGTCCCGAGCTCAGCGCCTGCTGCAGCTCCCGGTAGGTCCGGCCGCTCTCCCGGCGCGCCAGCCAGGTGCCTGCCACCGCGACCAGGATGATCAGCCCGAGGGTCCACCACAGGCCGATCGCGCGGCCCACCATGACGAGCACGGCGATCTCGATCACCGGGAGCAGCACGAGCGCCAGCAGGACCCAGCGCAGCACGGGTCGGCGTCGAGCCTGCGGTCGTCCGGACATCGCGCTCACGTGGCCTCCTCCAGGTGGTGCCATCGAGAACGGTCGCGGCGGGCCAGGTGTTCCCGGACCTGGCGGGCACGGCGCTCCCAGGCCCAGCCGCCGACCCTCACCACCGCCTCACGCACGATGGCGTCGGTCATCTTGGAGGCTCCCTCCACGCGCTCGACGAAGGCGATCGGCACCTCACGCACCTCGAGGCCCGCGTCGACGGCGCGCAGGGTGAGGTCGACCTGGAAGCAGTAGCCCTGCGAGGCCACTGGTGTCGCGAGCAAGGACGTGAGCCGGGGCAGGCGGTAGACGCGGAAACCGGCGGTGGCGTCCCGCACGGGGATGCCGAGGGACAGCCGCACGTAGGTGTTGGCGCCGACCGACAGCCCCCTGCGGTGCAGCGGCCAGCGGTGGACCGAGCCGCCGGGCACCCAGCGGGACCCGATCACGAGGTCGGCTCCCCCGTCGTCCTGGGCGGCTGCGAGGAGCGCGGGGAGCTGCTCGGGCTGGTGCGAGCCGTCGGCGTCCATCTCGACGACCGCGTCGTAGCCGCGCCCCGCAGCCCAGTCGAAGCCCGCGAGGTAGGCCGGTCCCAGGCCCTCCTTCGCCCGGCGGTGGAGCACGTGGATCTGCGGGTCCGTGGCGGCCAGGTCCTCCGCGAGGGCACCGGTGCCGTCCGGGCTGGCGTCGTCGATGACGAGCACCTCAGCGAGGGGTACGGCGGACCGCAGCCGGGCCACGACACCGGGGAGGGAGGCGCGCTCCTGGTAGGTCGGGATGCAGACGCAGACACGGCGCAGCGGGCCACGGGAGGTCACCGGGGCAGCCTAGTCAGCCGACCGCCGCCGGACCACCAGGCCGAGCAGGGCGGCGACCACGACGAGTGCCGCTGCCGGGACCACCCAGGGGCCGGTCGTCAGGGCCGGCGTCGGTGTCGAGCGCAGCGGCAGCTCACCCTCGAGCAGGGCCTGGCTGAACAGCGTCGTCTCCTCCTCGACCCAGCCGTCGGGGTCGATCAGCCCCGAGATGCCGACGTTGCTGATGTGGACCACCGAGCGGCCGTACTCGACCGCCCGCACCCGGGAGGTCGCGATGTGCTGAGCAGCCTCGTCACCCTCCCCGAACCAGGCGTTGCTGGTGGGCACCACGAGCAGCTCGGCTCCCCCGGCGACGGCGTCGCGGACCGCGGCGTCCACGACGACCTCGAAGCAGATCCCCAGACCCAGGCGCACCTGACGTCCGTCGGGCAGCGCGACGTCCATGACCCCGGGCTCGGTGCCGGGCTCCCAGTCGGGGATCCGGTCGACCCACTCCGACAGGTGCCGCATCACCGGGCGCAGCGGCATCCGCTCCCCGAAGGGCGCGAGGTAGATCTTCTGGTAGGTGTCGTCCACGCCCTGCCCCGGTTGCAGCTCGAGGACCATGTTGCGCGGGGCATCACCGGTGCCGTAGCTCGTCGCGCCCAGGACGACCGGTGCGTCGAGGGCCTCGACGCCCGGCATCATGCGGGCGACCGCCTCCGCGCCGCCGTCCGGGGCAAAGGGGTCCAGGTCGCTGGCTCCCTCGGGCCACAGGACCAGGTCCGGTGCCGGTGCGGCACCGTCGGCCACGTCGGTGGCGAGCCCCTCGGTCATGCTCGTGTAACGCTGGAGCATCGTGCCGCGCTCGGCGCTCAGCGTCCGGGTGAAGTCCGGTGGCAGGTCCCCCTGGACAGCGGCGACCTGCACCGGCTCGCCGCCGGTCGGCCGGGGCAGCGGCGCGGCCGCGCGAGGACCAGACCCGTGGCGAGCAGGGCCAGCCCCAGCGCGCGAGCGCGCCGTGGCTGTGGACGGTGGGCCAGGTGCTGCAGCGCGAGCGCCAGGAGTCCGCCGACGAGCGCCACGACGAACCCCAGGCCCGCCACCGACAACAGCGCCGCGACCCCGAGCATTGGGCTGTCGGCCTGGCTGAAGCCCAGCCTCGCCCACGGGAAGCCGCCGAAGGGGGTGACCGACCGGGCATACTCCATGAGCACCCAGGCGGCCGCCCCGACGACCGGGCGCACGCGACCACCACGCTGGAGCAGCGCCAGGAGCCCGCCCAGGGCGGCGGGATAGAGCGCGGAGGCCACGCTCATCGCGATCCAGGGCGCGGCACCGGCGTAGGTGCTGGCCCACACGAACATCGGGGTGTACCACGTCAGGCCGAGCAGCAGCCCCGCGACGAGCCCCACCCGGATGCCGGCGCCCGCGGTGGCGAGGGCGAGGACCGCGCAGCCGACGACCGCGAGCGGCCAGATGTCGTGGCTGGGGAAGGCGAGGTAGAGCGCACCTCCCCCGAGCGCTGCGAGCAGGAGTCGGAGAGGCCAGCGCACGCATCCAGCGTACGGCCGGGTCCGGACATGGCCGGACCCCGGCACCTTTGGGGCCGGTCCGTGCGCGGCTGGCGGCCCGCATGGTCCCGTTGTCTACTCGGTGCTCGGGGTCCTGGCTCCCCCGTCGGGCGCCATCACGCCCCAGGGACGCGTTCGAACGTAAAGGTCTGCCGGTGCTCTGTCAACACACCGCTGACCTGCGACGATGTGCAACAGAGCAGGTCAGCCACCGGGTCGCACGGCTGGACAGGGAGCCGACTTTCACGCCGCCTCGGCGTGTCGGCGAACGACACGCCGACGGGGCGCGGTGGGCAGGGTGGGCAGCGTCCAGTGAGCCGGATCTCGCCGCGCTCACACGCAGATCATCCGGTCACAAAGCGATACCACAAGAAACTATCCTGCAAACACGTGCATCCACCGGAAATGATCCGTAGCATGCTCGGTATGAGCGCACAGATCGAGCAGCCCTACGTCTACCGACGCCGCGAGCTGGTGGAACCCGACTGGACCCGCTTCCCCGGGTGGAAGGACGTCACCGCCGAGCAGTGGGCCGACGTGCAGTGGCAGCGGGTCAACTGCGTGAAGAACATCGGCCAGCTACGCACCGTGATGGGCGACCTGCTGACCGACGACTTCTACGCCGACCTGGAGCAGGACCAGACGCAGCGGGCCACGATGTCGATGCTGCTGCCGCCGCAGATGCTCAACACCATGGTCAGCGAGATCACCTGGGCCGACGGGCGGATGCCTGCTGCCGGGACCGAGTTCACCCAGGCCTTCCTCGCCGACCCGGTGCGCCGCTACATGCTCCCGGTCTTCTCCGACCGGCGCACCGACTGGTCGAGCCATCCCTACGCCACGCGCGACAGCCTGCACGAGCACGACATGTGGGTCGCCGAGGGGCTCACCCACCGCTACCCCACTAAGGTGCTGGCGGAGATGCTGCCGACCTGCCCGCAGTACTGCGGGCACTGCACCCGGATGGACCTCGTCGGCAACTCCACCCCCACGGTCACCAAGCTCAAGCTCGCGGGCAAGCCGGTGGACCGGCACACCGCGATCCTGGACTACCTGCGCGCCACCCCCGGCGTGCGCGACGTGGTGGTCTCCGGCGGCGACGTCGCCAACATGCCCTGGAAGAACCTCGAGGCCTGGCTGGACCAGCTGCTCGAGATCGAGAACATCCGGGACGTGCGCCTGGCCACCAAGGCCCTCATGGGTATGCCGCAGCACTGGCTCGCGCCGGACACCGTCGAGGGCGTGTCCCGCGTCGCCGGGAAGGCCCGCGAGCGCGGGGTCGGCCTGGCGATCCACACCCACATCAACGCCGCGCAGTCCGTCACCCCGCTCGTCGCCGAGGCGAGCAGGGCGATGCTCGACGCCGGCATCCGCGACGTCCGCAACCAGGGGGTGCTGATGCGCGGGGTCAACGACACCTCCGCGCAGCTGCTCGACCTCTGCTTCGCGATGGCGGACGAGGCCATGATCACGCCCTACTACTTCTACATGTGCGACATGATCCCGTTCAGCGAGCACTGGCGGGTCTCGCTCGCCCACGCCCAGCACCTGCAGCACTCGTTGCTCGGCTACCTGCCCGGCTTCGCGACCCCGCGCATCGTGTGCGACGTGCCCTTCGTGGGCAAGCGCTGGGTGCACCAGGTCGACACCTACGACACCGAGCGCGGTATCTCCTCCTGGCGCAAGAACTACCGCACCTCGATCGAGGGCGAGGACGTCGACGTCACGAGCGCGGAGTACGTCTACTACGACCCGATCGACACCCTGCCCGTCAGCGGGCAGGACTGGTGGCGGCAGCAGGCGGCGGAGGTGCACGGGACCGACGAGGCCGGTCAGCAGGAGAAGGCCGTCGCCGCGGCCGCGGCCTCCCGCCAGGCCTCGGTCGACCAGCTCGTCTGAGCACCCGCCCTACCCTGAAGGGATGGCGCGGACGAGGAGCTCGGGCGGGACCCCGGCGACGGTGGCCCTGGACCGGGCGGGCATCAGGTATGCGGTCCGTGCCTACGAGCACGACCCCGCGGCGGCGTCCTACGGGACCGAGGCGGCGAAGGCCCTCGGGGTGGCGCAGGCCAGGGTGTTCAAGACGTTGCTCGTGCAGGGTGAGCGCGAGCTCGCCGTGGGCATCGTCCCGGTGGACGGACAGCTCGATCTCAAGGCGATGGCGGCCGCCCTCGGGCTCAAGCGGGTCGCCATGGCGGACGTCGCCACCGCGGAGCGGGTCACCGGATACGTGGTCGGAGGGATCAGCCCGATCGGGCAGAAGCGGTCCCTCGAAACGGTGCTGGACGAGTCCGCGCAGCAGCACGATACGATCCTCGTGAGCGGAGGACGCCGCGGTCTGGACCTGGAGCTGGCACCCGCGGACCTCCTCGCCGTGACCCGCGGGACCATCGCCGGCATCGCGCGACGGTCGTAGGCCACCACACGCGACGCCCGGTGGGGTCGGGGGCAACCACAGGCGACGCCCGGTGGGGTGGGTCAGGTCAACTCGGGGGCGTGCACCGGCAGGCTGCCGAGGCGGTCCTCCCACGGGGTGGACAGCACGATGGTGGTGTTGGTCGAGCAGGAGCCCTGCTGCCGGATCCGGCCGAGCAGCTCCTCCAGGTCCTGCGGCCGGGGCACCCGGATGAGCAGCACGTAGTTCTCGTCGCCGGCGACCGACCAGCAGGCGACGATCTCCTCGATGTGCGCCAGCCGCTCCGGGATGTCGTCGTCGTCCGAGGGGTCGAAGGGCGTCACCGACATGAGCGCCGTCAGCGGCAGCCCGACCGAGGCGTAGTCGACGACCGCCCGGTAGCCGGTGATGATCCCCCGCTCCTCGAGCCGCTTGACCCGCTGGTGCACCGCGGACGTCGACAGCCCGACCTGACGCCCGAGGTCGGCGAAGCTGATGCGCCCGTCCTGCGCGAGGACGGTGACGATGTGGCGGTCCAGCGGCTCCATGCCGGTCAGCCTAGTTGTGGGTGCTCCGGATGGTCGGCAGCCACCTCGTGCGCGGCGTCGGTGGCGTCCCGACCGCCCGTCGGGCGCAGCAGCAGGAGCGCGCCCACGAGGGCGCCCAGGGCCAGGGTCGGGAGCGCGAGACGCAGCACCGCCGCGTAGTCGGGCCCAGGGGGACGGGTCAGCGGGTTCTCCCCCTCCGCGGTGTCCCAGAGCGGCCCGAAGAGCAGCCAGGCGCACACCCCGAGGCCCACGACCAGCAGGACGAGGGCGAGGCGGCGAGGCATACCTCACGCTACCCCGGGCCACTAGGGTGAGCGCCATGACCGCACCTGCCGACGATCGTGCCGTCGCCCCGCCGCAGCTGCTGCTGCTCGACACGGCCTCGCTCTACTTCCGCGCCTACTTCGGCGTCAAGGACCTGCGCGAGGCGCCCGACGGCACGCCGACCAACGCGGTCCGCGGGCTCGTGGACATGATCGCCACGCTCGTCGGACGCTTCTCCCCCACCCACCTCGTCTGCTGCTGGGACAACGACTGGCGACCGGCCTTCCGGGTCGAGGCGATCCCGTCCTACAAGGCTCACCGTCTGGTCGAGGGGCCGGAGGGCCGCGAGGACACGGAGGAGGCTCCACCTGAGCTGGAGGTCCAGGTCCCGATCATCCGGCGGGTGCTGGACGCCGTCGGCATCCCGATCCTCGGTGCGGACGGCTACGAGGCGGACGACGTCATCGGCACCCTCACCGCGCGCCACCGCCGGCGGATCCCCGTCGGTGTGGTCACCGGCGACCGCGACCTCTTCCAGCTGGTCGACGACGAGGCGGGGGTGACGGTGGTCTACACCGCCAAGCAAGGTGTCCGGGACGCCGAGGAGATCCACCAGGCCGACCTGATGTCCCGGTATGCCGTCCCCACCGGACAGGCCTACGCCGAGATGTCGATGCTGCGCGGGGACACCTCGGACGGGCTGCCCGGGGTGAAGGGCATCGGGGAGAAGACCGCTGCGGCGCTCATCGAGCAGTACGGCACGCTCGCCGCCCTGCGCGCGGCGGTCGACAGCGGTGACCCGGCGATCAAGGGCGCCCGGCGCACCAACCTGGAGGCGGGCGCCGACTATCTCGACGTCGCCCCGAAGGTCGTGCTCGTCGCTCACGACGCCCCGGTGCCCGACGTGCCGCTGACCCTGCCCCGGGAGATCGCCGACCCGGGCACCCTGCAGCAGCTCGTCGAGACCTACGACCTCGGCAGCCCGGTCGGCCGGCTCATGGCCGCGCTCGAGGTGAGCCCCTAGCGCCCACGCCACAGGCCACCCACAGGTCGCGCTCCTACGGTGGAGGCATGACCACGACGCAGGCTCCGCAGGCCGGTCCGGCCCCGAGCAGCCGGTCGACGACCGCGTCCCGGCTGCCCTGGGTGCTCCTCGTGGGCGCGGCCGTCGGCTTCGGTCTGATGTATGCCCTCGCCGTCCGGACGACGTCGGGCCAGCGCGTCGACACCGGCCTCATGGATGCTGTCACCGTGACCGGTGCGCAGCACCGGGCGCTCGACGCCCTGCTGCCCGACCCCTACCTGCTGCTCGCGCTGGCTCTGGCCGTGGGTGCCGTGGCGCTGGCGCGGCGGGTGCGCACGGGCCTCGCCGTGCTCGTCTGCGTGCCGCTGCTCGTCGGGGCGACCCAGGTGCTCAAGGCCGGGCTGCCGCGACCGCAGCTGGCCGACCCGTGGCTGATGTCGAACTCGCTGCCGAGCGGCCACACCGGGGCGGCCGCGGCGCTGGGGCTGGCCCTGCTGCTGGTCGTGCCCCGGCGGTGGCTGCCCCTCGCGGCGGTGCTCGGGGCCGGCGTGACGGCGTGGATGGGTGCCCTGGTCGTCATGCTGGGCTATCACCGGCCCAGCGACGTCCTCGCCTCCGTGCTGCTCGCTGTCGGCGCCGGTGGGCTCGGCCTGCTGGTGCGCGGCGACACCGGCAGCGGCGCGCGGCTCAGCTGACCCGCTCGAAGACCGCGGCCAGCCCCTGGCCTCCCCCGATGCACATCGTCTCCAGGGCGTAGCGGCCCTCCCGGCGGTGCAGCTCGTGCGCCATCGTCGCCAGGATGCGGGCGCCGGTGGCTCCCACCGGGTGGCCCAGCGAGATCCCCGAGCCGTTGACGTTGAGCCGCTCCCACTGGTCGCTGCCGGGCATGCCCCACTCGTGCAGCACGGCGAGCGCCTGCGCGGCGAAGGCCTCGTTGAGCTCGACGAGATCCATGTCGGCCAGCGTGAGCCCGGCACGCTCCAGGGCTGCCGCCGACGCCGGCACCGGCCCGATCCCCATCGTCTCCGGAGCCACCCCCGCGACGGCCCACGACCGCAGCGCGAGCATGGGCACGAGCCCGAGCTGGTCGGCCCGCTGCCGGGTGGTGACCACGCACAGCGCGGCCGCGTCGTTCTGTCCGCTCGCGTTGCCTGCCGTGACGGTCGCCTCCGGGTCCTGGCGGCCCATGATCGGCC encodes the following:
- a CDS encoding CsbD family protein — protein: MGIGDKISNKAEEASGKAKEAFGDATDNERMETEGKADQTSADVKQAGENVKDAWKDSSR
- a CDS encoding RNA polymerase-binding protein RbpA, whose amino-acid sequence is MAERSLRGTNLSWLSFESDEGVSFSDREISRYVCPDGHVSELPFSVEAEIPPIWECRCGLDAKLENGPEPELKATKPQRTHWDMLLERRSIPELEELLEERLGLLREMRGEKPRRKRTA
- a CDS encoding FxsA family protein; the protein is MSGRPQARRRPVLRWVLLALVLLPVIEIAVLVMVGRAIGLWWTLGLIILVAVAGTWLARRESGRTYRELQQALSSGRMPADQVTDAILLTVGGFLLLLPGFVSDILALILILPFTRPLARRLLQALVASRALATVGGTPTGGPGRARRAPGSGTVIDGEIVDEQPPPWRGERPPQIDR
- a CDS encoding polyprenol monophosphomannose synthase, giving the protein MTSRGPLRRVCVCIPTYQERASLPGVVARLRSAVPLAEVLVIDDASPDGTGALAEDLAATDPQIHVLHRRAKEGLGPAYLAGFDWAAGRGYDAVVEMDADGSHQPEQLPALLAAAQDDGGADLVIGSRWVPGGSVHRWPLHRRGLSVGANTYVRLSLGIPVRDATAGFRVYRLPRLTSLLATPVASQGYCFQVDLTLRAVDAGLEVREVPIAFVERVEGASKMTDAIVREAVVRVGGWAWERRARQVREHLARRDRSRWHHLEEAT
- the lnt gene encoding apolipoprotein N-acyltransferase; amino-acid sequence: MQVAAVQGDLPPDFTRTLSAERGTMLQRYTSMTEGLATDVADGAAPAPDLVLWPEGASDLDPFAPDGGAEAVARMMPGVEALDAPVVLGATSYGTGDAPRNMVLELQPGQGVDDTYQKIYLAPFGERMPLRPVMRHLSEWVDRIPDWEPGTEPGVMDVALPDGRQVRLGLGICFEVVVDAAVRDAVAGGAELLVVPTSNAWFGEGDEAAQHIATSRVRAVEYGRSVVHISNVGISGLIDPDGWVEEETTLFSQALLEGELPLRSTPTPALTTGPWVVPAAALVVVAALLGLVVRRRSAD
- a CDS encoding KamA family radical SAM protein — protein: MSAQIEQPYVYRRRELVEPDWTRFPGWKDVTAEQWADVQWQRVNCVKNIGQLRTVMGDLLTDDFYADLEQDQTQRATMSMLLPPQMLNTMVSEITWADGRMPAAGTEFTQAFLADPVRRYMLPVFSDRRTDWSSHPYATRDSLHEHDMWVAEGLTHRYPTKVLAEMLPTCPQYCGHCTRMDLVGNSTPTVTKLKLAGKPVDRHTAILDYLRATPGVRDVVVSGGDVANMPWKNLEAWLDQLLEIENIRDVRLATKALMGMPQHWLAPDTVEGVSRVAGKARERGVGLAIHTHINAAQSVTPLVAEASRAMLDAGIRDVRNQGVLMRGVNDTSAQLLDLCFAMADEAMITPYYFYMCDMIPFSEHWRVSLAHAQHLQHSLLGYLPGFATPRIVCDVPFVGKRWVHQVDTYDTERGISSWRKNYRTSIEGEDVDVTSAEYVYYDPIDTLPVSGQDWWRQQAAEVHGTDEAGQQEKAVAAAAASRQASVDQLV
- the ybaK gene encoding Cys-tRNA(Pro) deacylase — protein: MARTRSSGGTPATVALDRAGIRYAVRAYEHDPAAASYGTEAAKALGVAQARVFKTLLVQGERELAVGIVPVDGQLDLKAMAAALGLKRVAMADVATAERVTGYVVGGISPIGQKRSLETVLDESAQQHDTILVSGGRRGLDLELAPADLLAVTRGTIAGIARRS
- a CDS encoding Lrp/AsnC family transcriptional regulator — its product is MEPLDRHIVTVLAQDGRISFADLGRQVGLSTSAVHQRVKRLEERGIITGYRAVVDYASVGLPLTALMSVTPFDPSDDDDIPERLAHIEEIVACWSVAGDENYVLLIRVPRPQDLEELLGRIRQQGSCSTNTTIVLSTPWEDRLGSLPVHAPELT
- a CDS encoding 5'-3' exonuclease, with amino-acid sequence MTAPADDRAVAPPQLLLLDTASLYFRAYFGVKDLREAPDGTPTNAVRGLVDMIATLVGRFSPTHLVCCWDNDWRPAFRVEAIPSYKAHRLVEGPEGREDTEEAPPELEVQVPIIRRVLDAVGIPILGADGYEADDVIGTLTARHRRRIPVGVVTGDRDLFQLVDDEAGVTVVYTAKQGVRDAEEIHQADLMSRYAVPTGQAYAEMSMLRGDTSDGLPGVKGIGEKTAAALIEQYGTLAALRAAVDSGDPAIKGARRTNLEAGADYLDVAPKVVLVAHDAPVPDVPLTLPREIADPGTLQQLVETYDLGSPVGRLMAALEVSP
- a CDS encoding phosphatase PAP2 family protein, with translation MTTTQAPQAGPAPSSRSTTASRLPWVLLVGAAVGFGLMYALAVRTTSGQRVDTGLMDAVTVTGAQHRALDALLPDPYLLLALALAVGAVALARRVRTGLAVLVCVPLLVGATQVLKAGLPRPQLADPWLMSNSLPSGHTGAAAALGLALLLVVPRRWLPLAAVLGAGVTAWMGALVVMLGYHRPSDVLASVLLAVGAGGLGLLVRGDTGSGARLS